In Corylus avellana chromosome ca2, CavTom2PMs-1.0, the following proteins share a genomic window:
- the LOC132169794 gene encoding uncharacterized protein LOC132169794, protein MARTKQTARKSTGGKAPRKQLATKAARKSAPATGGVKKPHRFRPGTVALREIRKYQKSTELLIRKLPFQRLVREIAQDFKTDLRFQSSAVAALQEAAEAYLVGLFEDTNLCAIHAKRVTIMPKDIQLARRIRGERMEAYLESQVAIGLEHILIQLFVRFRILINLLTLLFDVLRLDGSPMARTKQTARKSTGGKAPRKQLATKAARKSAPATGGVKKPHRFRPGTVALREIRKYQKSTELLIRKLPFQRLVREIAQDFKTDLRFQSSAVAALQEAAEAYLVGLFEDTNLCAIHAKRVTIMPKDIQLARRIRGERA, encoded by the exons GGCTCCGAGGAAGCAACTGGCCACAAAGGCTGCTAGGAAGTCGGCTCCGGCCACCGGCGGAGTGAAGAAGCCCCACAGGTTCCGCCCCGGGACCGTGGCTCTCCGTGAGATCCGAAAGTACCAGAAGAGTACGGAGCTCCTGATCCGAAAACTCCCTTTCCAGCGCCTGGTCCGTGAGATCGCCCAAGACTTCAAGACCGACCTTCGGTTCCAGAGCTCGGCCGTGGCGGCGCTCCAAGAGGCGGCGGAGGCGTACCTGGTGGGACTCTTCGAGGACACCAACCTTTGCGCCATCCACGCCAAGCGGGTCACCATAATGCCAAAGGATATCCAGCTCGCTAGGAGAATCAGGGGTGAGC GCATGGAAGCTTATTTAGAATCCCAAGTAGCAATTGGGTTGGAGCACATTCTTATTCAGTTATTTGTGCGTTTCAGAATTTTGATTAATCTCCTTACTTTGCTTTTTGATGTTCTTAGATTGGATGG CTCTCCAATGGCTCGTACCAAGCAGACTGCTCGCAAGTCCACCGGAGGCAAGGCTCCGAGGAAGCAACTGGCCACAAAGGCTGCTAGGAAGTCCGCTCCGGCCACCGGCGGAGTGAAGAAGCCCCACAGGTTCCGCCCCGGGACCGTGGCTCTCCGTGAGATCCGAAAGTACCAGAAGAGTACGGAGCTCCTGATCCGAAAACTCCCTTTCCAGCGCCTGGTCCGTGAGATCGCCCAAGACTTCAAGACCGACCTTCGGTTCCAGAGTTCGGCCGTGGCGGCGCTCCAAGAGGCGGCGGAGGCGTACTTGGTGGGACTCTTCGAGGACACCAACCTTTGCGCCATCCACGCCAAGCGGGTCACCATAATGCCAAAGGATATCCAGCTCGCTAGGAGAATCAGGGGTGAGCGTGCTTAA